TACCCTAAAGAGAAGGGGCAGGGCAGAGAAAATGCCAAGTTCGCCTTGGGCTTCAGTGCCAGGTTTGCTTTGGCCAAGAAATTACAGTGGAGTCAGCCGTAGCTGTGCTCTTCCCGGTCCCCCGCTTGTAAAGCCCAGGTGGCCACGGAGGGTGGAGCCCATCTTGGGGCAGATGACCAATCTGGAAAGCTGTCCTGTAGACAGCGACAATACAACTATTATCATGTCTGCTTACTTTGTGACTGGAATCAAAGATGacttaaaaaattgtttaaaaaaaggtaaaaaggtaGAATTTGTGCAAAGTTAACAGTCACAACAGAGCATTTACCAGAGTTACAGTGTGTGTGCCACAATAATACTTCTTAGGAATGTTCACGGTTTCTGCCATAGGACTACAGAGAGGGGAGGGGTTGTCTGGAAAAGAAATGTATAAAACCAAAAACTCACTATGAAAGTTTTGTTCACCGGGTATGTTTCAAGTCAGGATTAAGCAGGTGCTACATCATGTTCAGCAAGACGTGTTCAAAGGCAAACATTGATCACATTTTTGTTCAAAAAGTTTAATCTTAAAGGAGTCCTGTGTAAGAAAACCAATTGGAAAATATATCCTTATACAGACTTCAAAAAACTCATCATACaaaaaagtttttgaaaaataaattaggcAATTAAAAACGTCCTTTCCAGTGGGGCTGGAATCAGGCTGTCCTGGCAGAGCCGTTACTGCCGCTTTTGCtgtagctggggtcattcttttCCAGCCACATCTCAGCCAGCTGCTGTGTGGACCCATACGTCGATGCTTTTGACCCCAAGCACATTTTATACTGTTTGGGATCCAGATTGGGGTCACAGAAGACAGGGTGGTGGATGTGGACGACGCCAACCTCCTGGCTCCGGAATATCCTCAACCCGGCCTGGACAACCTTGTTAAAAAGGTCCACATCCTCCAGACCCCAGCCTTGGATGGAGACGTCAAAGCCTCCCACTCTTACAAGATCTCCCTTATAAATACAAGTAATGCCAAACCCATAGTTTCTCCAGAAGCCAGTTTTCTGAGTAAAGGCAAAATGGTTGTCACTGGGAACCTTCCCACTATAAACAATCTTTGGATCGTACTGGCTAAAAATGATTGGGAAATAGATCTGCTGACCCAGCACTGTGTTTGCGCGACACCGTTGTAGGAATTCCACAGTAAATACCAGGTCAACATCACAGAAGAAGAGCAAAGAGTCATTATTAAACTGGGAAGATCCTACTTCTAGGGCCAGCGCTCTTGAAAACCCTCCAGACACAGGTAAAACCTGCATGTCAGCTTTAGGGTACTTGACTCGATAATCTCTCATCAGTTCAACCTGTTTGGCCTTGTCAGGGTTGGAGTCAGAATTGAAGAGCAGAACGACGAGCTTGACGTTATGATTTGGAATGAGACATGTCTTCTCAAAGTTTCCCATGAACCTTGCAAACATGTCAAAGCGTCCAGACAAAGGGATCAGAAtgtttatcttcttttctttgggCTCTTTGTGCTCAATCTTGGACCCAGGTAGCTGGAAGGGAACAAGCTTCTTCAGGGAATTGGACAGGAAGGACAGGGACCCGGAGTCCTGGTTGATTCTGTCGGCCAGATCCTGCGCATCCAGCTCCTCATGCTCCACAAACTGGATCTTACTGAAGGTCTGCTGCAGGTACGCATGCCTCCTCACAGGGACTGTCATCTTCTTCCCTTTGTGCTTCTTATACAGGAGCAGCAGGTCCAGGATGTACTCGGCCCCGTACATGGGGTTCACGCGCCGGTAGCCATACTGGATCTCCTTGAAGTCGATGATGCGCCCTCGGGTCTTGGCGTTGGCGTTAATCATCTCCATCACCTGCATGACGATGTCGTCCAAGGCCTCCTTCTGTGCCGAGTCCATCCCTCTCCGGGGAGGCTGGCCGTCAGTGGCTGAATATAAGTATTTTCCAGTCAGAAACTCCCACTCCAGGATCTCCTCTCGCTGGCGGGCTTGAAAGCGCataaaggagggagggatgcCCAGCTGGAGGTCTTCCTTGTGGACCTCTGTGCTGCTGTACTTGCTCATCAGGACGATTTCCCGGTGCAGCTGGATTGTGCGATGGCGCAGCTCGGCGATCTTGCGGCTGAGCATGTAACTGTGTAGCCTGTATTGGTAGGGTGGGTTTTTGTTGGGGTGTAAGGTGATTGCTCGGTGGATTTTACTGCTATGGAGATCTCTAATGTACCCTTTCTTGTTCTGTTCGTAATTCTCGTAAAACAGCTGCTGCATCtgttaaggaaagaaaagactccTGGTTTAGCACTGCTTAAGTGTCATTCCATCCTTTCATCTCCTCAAACAACCACTAACTCTAAAGACGAATCTGAAAACAGCAGTGAATAGATACGAAAGGCTTATGAAACATTTCAATGAAATG
This DNA window, taken from Chionomys nivalis chromosome 23, mChiNiv1.1, whole genome shotgun sequence, encodes the following:
- the Chsy1 gene encoding chondroitin sulfate synthase 1 — its product is MAARGRRAWLSMLLGLVLGFVLASRLVLPRASELKRVGPRRRPSPEGCRPGQSAPQPGGARGDARGAQLWPHSSAAEGVPRDRNFLFVGVMTAQKYLQTRAVAAYRTWSKTIPGKVEFFSSEGSDTTIPIPIVPLRGVDDSYPPQKKSFMMLKYMHDHYLDKYEWFMRADDDVYIKGDRLESFLRSLNSSEPLFLGQTGLGTTEEMGKLALEPGENFCMGGPGVILSREVLRRMAPHIGKCLREMYTTHEDVEVGRCVRRFAGVQCVWSYEMQQLFYENYEQNKKGYIRDLHSSKIHRAITLHPNKNPPYQYRLHSYMLSRKIAELRHRTIQLHREIVLMSKYSSTEVHKEDLQLGIPPSFMRFQARQREEILEWEFLTGKYLYSATDGQPPRRGMDSAQKEALDDIVMQVMEMINANAKTRGRIIDFKEIQYGYRRVNPMYGAEYILDLLLLYKKHKGKKMTVPVRRHAYLQQTFSKIQFVEHEELDAQDLADRINQDSGSLSFLSNSLKKLVPFQLPGSKIEHKEPKEKKINILIPLSGRFDMFARFMGNFEKTCLIPNHNVKLVVLLFNSDSNPDKAKQVELMRDYRVKYPKADMQVLPVSGGFSRALALEVGSSQFNNDSLLFFCDVDLVFTVEFLQRCRANTVLGQQIYFPIIFSQYDPKIVYSGKVPSDNHFAFTQKTGFWRNYGFGITCIYKGDLVRVGGFDVSIQGWGLEDVDLFNKVVQAGLRIFRSQEVGVVHIHHPVFCDPNLDPKQYKMCLGSKASTYGSTQQLAEMWLEKNDPSYSKSGSNGSARTA